In Nitrosospira briensis C-128, a genomic segment contains:
- a CDS encoding PD-(D/E)XK nuclease family protein — protein sequence MSSILNFPQVLLTEIFASRDVGLVDGVTIVTPNRRLAAALKHEFDGARSAEGISAWDSADILPISTFIERIYEDALYFAQASHLPALLRPAQEQVLWEDAIARSDTGTVLLAVAEAARLAREAWQLAHAWHFIPRLGNFPLNEDGKAFRDWSRYYEETTRRARQTDRARLCDLVAGLCLRPEINKPKRLICYGFDIITPQQAALLVKLEDAGCEVMLAQPQPQQSPQNPGSRRVQYDDAGEEIYCAAAWARARIEANGSARIGVVVPTFSEHRSAILRIFSSLMEPDVQRSLPGAAKRVLPFNASLGKALVSYPLINAAFLILELGEGEIGFERASLLLRSPFLSGGETEMAQRASLDAQLRNRTESTITLERLLALIEREYGGESCPVLVEVLSAYAELRKVKLRGSQAPSALARVISEVLRIAGFPGERALDSAEYQTLKKWHEVLADFAALGSVMPYASYGKALSRLRHMAAEVSFQPETPNVPIQILGVLEAAGMTFDHLWVMGLSDEAWPPQPRPNPFLPIELQQAAGLPRGSAGASLALASRFTDAWLSAANEVILSHPRHGNGRDGRALAPSPLIADIAVCELELPDYASHRDLIHRASRLECIKNDKAPAIGAGNGANGMASGGMAVIKDQAACPFRAFAVHRLGASGTKLPGTGLDAIQRGILVHHVLAQVWSQLKTKNVLDAMSDDDLEAMLMQAAKDAIAHIHRDRPAMLSGRFAVIEQRRLVRLAQEWLNEDRKRNDFAVIAIEDKRSIEIGGLELTTRLDRVDELSDGRRIIIDYKTRAPSVSAMLGERPEEPQLPLYLVTAEPAAVAVAFAQVKTGEMRFTALARDGNLLPGGKALGESRQADQYGSWEDLVAAWHADLARIAADFIDGDAKIDPKIYPHTCRYCDVRSVCRIHERAGKEFTEQEEEG from the coding sequence ATGTCCTCCATTCTGAATTTTCCCCAAGTTCTTCTGACGGAAATTTTTGCGAGCCGTGACGTCGGCCTAGTAGATGGCGTCACGATCGTCACGCCTAATCGGCGACTCGCAGCCGCGCTGAAACACGAGTTCGATGGAGCGCGGTCAGCCGAAGGCATTTCTGCCTGGGATTCGGCGGATATCCTGCCGATCTCCACATTCATCGAACGTATCTACGAGGACGCGCTTTACTTCGCGCAAGCCTCTCATCTGCCCGCGTTGCTCAGGCCCGCTCAGGAGCAGGTTCTATGGGAAGATGCCATTGCCCGTTCGGATACGGGCACGGTTTTGCTTGCCGTCGCGGAGGCCGCACGGCTTGCTCGTGAGGCGTGGCAGCTCGCCCATGCATGGCACTTTATCCCGCGGCTCGGGAATTTCCCGCTGAACGAAGATGGCAAGGCATTTCGGGATTGGTCGCGATACTACGAGGAAACAACCCGCCGCGCACGGCAGACCGATCGCGCACGGCTTTGCGATCTCGTAGCCGGGCTGTGCCTGCGGCCTGAAATCAATAAGCCGAAGCGCTTGATCTGCTATGGTTTCGATATCATTACACCGCAACAGGCAGCCTTGTTGGTCAAGCTTGAGGATGCGGGCTGTGAAGTAATGCTGGCGCAACCGCAGCCGCAACAGTCGCCGCAAAATCCCGGTTCGCGACGTGTGCAATACGACGACGCCGGTGAGGAGATTTATTGCGCGGCGGCTTGGGCACGGGCACGAATCGAAGCAAATGGCTCCGCTCGCATTGGCGTTGTCGTTCCGACCTTTTCAGAGCATCGAAGTGCCATCCTGCGCATCTTCAGTTCGCTGATGGAGCCCGATGTCCAGCGATCACTACCGGGTGCGGCCAAGCGCGTATTGCCGTTTAATGCATCGCTTGGCAAGGCTCTGGTTTCGTATCCTCTGATAAACGCCGCTTTCCTGATACTCGAACTCGGCGAGGGAGAAATCGGATTCGAGCGCGCGAGCCTCTTGCTCCGATCGCCCTTTCTCAGCGGCGGCGAAACTGAAATGGCGCAGCGCGCAAGCCTCGATGCTCAACTGCGCAATCGTACCGAGTCTACAATTACACTTGAACGGCTGCTTGCTCTTATCGAGCGCGAATATGGCGGTGAAAGCTGCCCGGTTCTAGTGGAGGTTCTGTCGGCCTATGCCGAGCTCCGCAAAGTAAAGCTGCGCGGTTCGCAAGCGCCCTCAGCGCTGGCCAGGGTTATTTCCGAGGTTTTGAGGATCGCCGGTTTTCCTGGCGAACGCGCTCTGGATTCAGCGGAATATCAGACATTGAAGAAATGGCATGAGGTTCTCGCCGACTTCGCCGCCCTCGGCAGCGTCATGCCGTACGCCAGCTACGGCAAAGCACTATCGCGTTTGCGCCATATGGCTGCCGAGGTGTCGTTCCAGCCTGAGACGCCGAATGTTCCCATCCAGATACTCGGCGTTCTCGAAGCCGCCGGCATGACGTTCGATCATCTTTGGGTAATGGGCTTGTCTGACGAAGCCTGGCCGCCGCAACCACGTCCCAATCCTTTTCTGCCGATCGAACTTCAGCAAGCCGCCGGATTGCCGCGAGGTTCAGCCGGCGCTTCCCTGGCGCTTGCGTCCCGGTTTACCGATGCATGGTTGTCGGCAGCGAACGAAGTCATCCTGAGTCATCCACGGCATGGCAACGGCCGCGATGGGCGGGCACTCGCGCCCAGCCCGCTGATAGCGGATATTGCCGTTTGTGAGCTTGAGCTACCCGATTATGCAAGTCACCGCGACCTGATCCATCGCGCAAGCCGGCTTGAATGCATAAAAAATGACAAAGCACCGGCAATAGGTGCAGGCAATGGCGCTAACGGTATGGCCAGTGGCGGCATGGCGGTGATAAAAGATCAGGCCGCCTGCCCATTCCGGGCATTCGCTGTCCATCGATTGGGCGCATCCGGAACGAAATTGCCGGGCACCGGGCTGGATGCAATACAGCGCGGCATACTGGTGCATCATGTGCTCGCACAGGTTTGGAGCCAGCTCAAAACCAAAAATGTGCTTGATGCCATGAGTGATGACGATCTGGAAGCGATGCTCATGCAGGCCGCGAAAGATGCGATCGCGCATATCCATCGCGACCGTCCAGCTATGCTTTCAGGGCGTTTTGCAGTGATCGAGCAGCGGCGCCTGGTGCGGTTGGCACAAGAATGGCTCAACGAAGACAGGAAGCGGAATGACTTTGCGGTCATTGCTATCGAAGACAAGCGCAGCATCGAAATCGGCGGGCTTGAACTGACGACGCGGCTCGATCGTGTAGACGAGCTCAGCGACGGACGCCGTATCATCATCGATTATAAAACGCGGGCGCCATCGGTAAGCGCCATGCTTGGCGAGCGTCCGGAAGAACCGCAACTGCCCCTGTATCTCGTCACTGCCGAACCCGCTGCGGTTGCGGTCGCATTTGCGCAGGTTAAAACGGGAGAGATGCGGTTCACGGCACTTGCGCGTGATGGCAATCTGCTGCCGGGTGGAAAAGCGCTGGGTGAATCACGCCAGGCTGATCAGTACGGATCGTGGGAAGACCTGGTTGCGGCCTGGCACGCCGATCTTGCCCGTATCGCGGCCGATTTCATCGACGGAGATGCCAAAATCGATCCCAAGATCTATCCGCACACTTGCCGCTACTGTGACGTGCGATCCGTTTGCCGTATTCATGAACGTGCAGGAAAGGAGTTTACCGAGCAGGAAGAGGAAGGATGA
- the fdxA gene encoding ferredoxin FdxA, producing MTYVVTESCIKCKYTDCVDVCPVDCFREGPNFLVIDPDECIDCTLCVAECPVDAIYAEDDVPTDQQHFTALNAELSKAWKPIIEKKDSPPDADDWAKVTGKLDKLER from the coding sequence ATGACCTATGTAGTAACTGAAAGCTGTATCAAGTGCAAATACACTGATTGTGTAGATGTGTGCCCGGTGGATTGCTTTCGCGAGGGGCCTAATTTTCTGGTAATTGATCCGGATGAATGTATTGATTGCACCCTGTGTGTAGCTGAATGTCCAGTGGATGCAATTTATGCCGAGGATGACGTGCCGACGGATCAGCAGCATTTCACCGCACTCAACGCTGAGTTATCGAAAGCATGGAAACCCATCATCGAGAAAAAAGATTCTCCCCCCGATGCCGATGACTGGGCAAAGGTAACCGGGAAACTGGACAAGCTGGAACGCTGA
- a CDS encoding alpha-amylase/4-alpha-glucanotransferase domain-containing protein has product MTDIMLDDDVLGGSVELKVSVPAELHAQPYYSVSQSEEGFEKIMQAVTLKLQWPVIVGALVISLAINAKQNVVAGHLP; this is encoded by the coding sequence ATGACCGATATAATGCTCGATGATGATGTGCTGGGAGGAAGTGTCGAGCTGAAAGTATCTGTTCCAGCCGAATTACACGCACAGCCTTATTACTCGGTATCGCAGTCGGAAGAGGGATTCGAGAAAATCATGCAGGCTGTGACACTGAAATTGCAATGGCCGGTGATAGTTGGCGCATTGGTTATCTCGTTGGCGATCAATGCAAAACAAAATGTCGTGGCGGGACACCTTCCGTAG
- a CDS encoding alpha-amylase/4-alpha-glucanotransferase domain-containing protein — MSRSVSLLFGVHAHQPVGNFPEVLADAHLRCYRPFLQVLHRYPSFCFAVHISGWLLDYLFDHYPEDMALLRDMVMRGQVELFGAGDTEPVLAAIPNRDRIGQIQTFSDKLERKLGRRPQGAWLTERVWEATVVPALADCGIRYVIVDDYHFLCAGKTAAELDGYFTTEEDERKLDLFPISEALRYRLPFSPADEAIAYIESLAENSTTGHGNAAVYFDDIEKFGIWPETYQWVYEKGWLDTFIQGVLASPIIRPQHYRDYHAAEKTRGVVYLPTTSYMEMNEWTLPAGPANIYADLVQQAKAVGWYDGNKAFLRGGIWKNFFSRYPESNWMHKRMLGLSRRLASLPERQRSVAMKHKLYESQANDAYWHGLFGGLYLPHLRRAVFKAIVELEAMLDACAPRPARFLEDTDLDGIEEMYLQTGKIQAVLKMNDGGIICELDSYLLTHNFGDTLRRQAEHYYRKIHQREDSPHGHSGAGIASAHERLSFKNKITAGDMVADDHARGLFVDRLNGEFITYRHEPSSADDSICQTEVYSQYVKKSIALAGNWLQVSYFFAAEAEGVFCTEINLAMPSCDGWGGALYLPGTNSGWFRSTTRVVRHDRYNAR, encoded by the coding sequence ATGTCCCGATCCGTCTCCCTGCTTTTCGGCGTTCATGCTCACCAACCGGTCGGCAATTTTCCAGAGGTGCTGGCTGATGCCCACCTGCGTTGTTATCGGCCTTTCCTGCAAGTCCTTCACCGATATCCCAGCTTTTGTTTTGCGGTGCATATTTCCGGCTGGTTGCTGGACTATCTGTTTGATCACTATCCGGAAGACATGGCGCTGCTTCGGGACATGGTGATGCGCGGTCAGGTCGAGCTATTCGGTGCGGGCGATACAGAGCCGGTCCTGGCTGCGATTCCAAACCGCGATCGCATCGGGCAAATACAGACATTTTCCGATAAGCTGGAGAGGAAGTTGGGGCGGCGCCCGCAAGGTGCGTGGCTGACCGAGCGCGTGTGGGAAGCAACGGTAGTTCCGGCGTTAGCGGATTGTGGCATCCGCTACGTGATCGTGGACGATTATCATTTTCTTTGTGCTGGCAAAACAGCGGCGGAACTGGACGGTTATTTCACTACCGAAGAGGACGAGCGCAAACTCGATCTGTTTCCCATTTCCGAAGCGCTGCGTTACCGGTTGCCGTTTTCTCCGGCGGATGAAGCAATAGCGTACATAGAGTCTCTGGCTGAAAACAGTACAACCGGCCATGGCAACGCCGCCGTCTATTTTGACGATATCGAAAAATTCGGTATCTGGCCGGAAACTTATCAGTGGGTATATGAAAAAGGCTGGCTTGATACCTTTATCCAAGGGGTGCTGGCGTCACCCATAATTCGTCCCCAGCACTACCGGGACTATCATGCTGCCGAGAAAACCCGGGGTGTAGTGTATCTCCCAACCACTTCATATATGGAAATGAACGAGTGGACACTTCCTGCAGGGCCCGCCAATATTTATGCCGACCTGGTGCAGCAGGCCAAGGCAGTGGGTTGGTATGACGGCAACAAGGCGTTCCTGCGCGGTGGTATCTGGAAAAATTTTTTTTCGCGCTATCCCGAATCCAACTGGATGCACAAACGCATGCTGGGCCTTTCCCGGCGGCTGGCCTCGCTGCCGGAGCGGCAACGTAGCGTTGCCATGAAGCATAAGCTGTATGAGTCCCAGGCTAATGATGCATATTGGCATGGCTTGTTTGGAGGCTTGTATCTCCCTCATCTCAGACGCGCGGTATTTAAAGCCATCGTCGAGCTGGAAGCGATGCTTGACGCCTGCGCCCCCCGCCCGGCAAGATTTCTGGAAGATACCGATCTCGATGGGATCGAGGAAATGTATCTGCAGACCGGTAAAATCCAGGCGGTGTTGAAGATGAATGACGGAGGCATCATTTGCGAACTGGATTCCTATCTGCTGACGCATAATTTTGGCGATACGTTGCGGCGCCAGGCTGAGCATTATTATCGAAAAATCCATCAACGCGAAGATAGCCCGCATGGGCACAGCGGTGCCGGGATCGCCTCGGCGCATGAACGGCTCAGCTTCAAGAATAAGATAACTGCCGGAGATATGGTGGCCGACGACCACGCTCGTGGGTTGTTCGTGGATCGCCTGAATGGCGAATTCATAACCTATCGGCATGAGCCATCCAGTGCTGATGATTCAATTTGCCAGACGGAGGTGTATTCGCAATACGTAAAAAAAAGTATTGCACTTGCGGGCAACTGGTTGCAGGTGTCATATTTTTTCGCCGCTGAAGCGGAGGGCGTATTCTGTACCGAGATCAACCTTGCAATGCCAAGTTGCGATGGCTGGGGGGGGGCGCTATATTTACCGGGGACAAATTCCGGGTGGTTTCGGTCAACTACTCGAGTTGTCCGCCATGACCGATATAATGCTCGATGA